A DNA window from Parafrankia irregularis contains the following coding sequences:
- a CDS encoding Bcr/CflA family efflux MFS transporter has product MAARETGLARTVPLAALVLFGAMTGLGPFSMSVHLPGLPDMADDLRTSQPSIQLTMTACVVGIAVGQLIAGPISDAAGRRRPLLAAMALYAAASAGCALMWSVPALAALRCAQGMFAGFGMTIARAAIRDLAEGQRLVRLFARMAIISGLTPILAPNLGGALLAVTDWRGVFVVLALLGVVLAGASAVSIRESLPPARRVPLRPVATYRTYRTIAGDRSFLTAALVVGLAYGAMFSYVSSSSFVLTDAYGVSKTQFGLLFALNALGFMGGSQVGAALSARFGSLGALGRSLPTAALGSLLIMVGAATHLAALVIAALWFTVASIGMCMPVASAEAMRSQSANAGTASGLLGLIQFALGGLVGPIAGAFGSASALPLGATMCVLLCAACVLCARSASGSRATAATAATAATAATAATARPE; this is encoded by the coding sequence GTGGCCGCGCGCGAGACCGGGCTGGCGCGGACCGTCCCGCTGGCGGCGCTGGTGCTGTTCGGCGCGATGACCGGGCTCGGCCCGTTCTCGATGAGCGTGCACCTGCCGGGCCTGCCCGACATGGCCGACGACCTGCGCACCTCCCAGCCGTCCATCCAGCTGACGATGACCGCGTGCGTCGTCGGGATCGCGGTGGGCCAGCTGATCGCCGGGCCGATCTCGGACGCGGCCGGGCGCCGCCGCCCGCTGCTGGCGGCGATGGCGCTCTACGCCGCCGCGTCCGCCGGCTGCGCGCTGATGTGGTCGGTGCCCGCGCTGGCCGCGTTGCGCTGCGCGCAGGGCATGTTCGCCGGGTTCGGCATGACGATCGCCCGCGCGGCGATCCGTGACCTGGCCGAGGGCCAACGCCTGGTCCGCCTGTTCGCCCGGATGGCGATCATCAGCGGCCTGACCCCGATCCTGGCTCCGAACCTCGGCGGTGCGCTGCTCGCCGTCACCGACTGGCGCGGTGTCTTCGTGGTGCTCGCGCTGCTCGGAGTGGTGCTGGCCGGCGCCAGCGCCGTCAGCATCCGCGAGAGCCTGCCGCCGGCCCGGCGGGTGCCGTTGCGACCGGTCGCGACGTACCGGACGTACCGGACGATCGCCGGCGACCGGTCCTTCCTGACCGCGGCGCTGGTCGTCGGGCTGGCCTACGGCGCGATGTTCTCCTACGTGTCGTCCTCCTCGTTCGTGCTGACCGACGCCTACGGGGTGTCGAAGACCCAGTTCGGGCTGCTGTTCGCCCTGAACGCGCTCGGTTTCATGGGCGGCAGCCAGGTCGGAGCCGCGCTGTCGGCACGGTTCGGCTCGCTGGGCGCACTGGGCCGCAGCCTGCCGACAGCCGCCCTCGGCAGTCTCCTGATCATGGTGGGTGCGGCCACGCACCTGGCGGCGCTGGTGATCGCCGCACTGTGGTTCACCGTCGCGTCGATCGGCATGTGCATGCCGGTCGCCTCCGCCGAGGCGATGCGCTCCCAGTCCGCGAACGCCGGGACGGCCTCCGGGCTGCTCGGGCTCATCCAGTTCGCGCTCGGAGGTCTGGTCGGCCCGATCGCCGGCGCCTTCGGGTCCGCCAGCGCTCTGCCGCTGGGCGCGACGATGTGCGTTCTGCTCTGCGCCGCATGCGTGTTGTGCGCCCGGTCGGCGAGCGGATCGCGAGCCACCGCCGCCACCGCCGCCACGGCCGCCACGGCCGCCACGGCCGCCACGGCCCGACCGGAATAG
- a CDS encoding ABC transporter ATP-binding protein produces the protein MTTGTVISDTARREDLAEESGPPILRVEGMTVRYDSSRGDVVAVDDVSFSLGRGERVALVGESGSGKTTLGLALAGFLTQPSVHITHERLEFDGVPVSRVVRTRLPVRTPGLSMVFQDAMTTLDPVWTIGSQLAAVIRAQRAGATGTDGADAGAGAGAGRRWLHRRADRAAIREISRHWLTKVGLRDTDRVLRARPYELSGGMRQRAMIAIALCGSPRLLIADEPTSALDASLARDAMEMLLGLTRESGASVLVISHDILLAQEYTDRTFVMYGGRIVEKRSSAKLAETATHPYTVGLLRCVPTLDSAELDELPTLASVAAASAPAAPAPTPATAPVAKAPAPAPPAPARTPVAPAQRRPLIRTDRREGQ, from the coding sequence ATGACCACTGGCACCGTGATCAGCGACACCGCACGGCGGGAGGATCTCGCCGAGGAATCAGGCCCACCGATTCTTCGCGTCGAGGGAATGACCGTCCGCTACGACTCGTCTCGTGGCGACGTCGTCGCCGTCGACGACGTGAGTTTCTCGCTCGGCCGCGGCGAACGGGTTGCCCTCGTCGGCGAGTCCGGCTCGGGCAAGACCACGCTCGGGCTGGCGCTGGCGGGTTTCCTCACCCAGCCGTCCGTACACATCACGCACGAGCGGCTGGAATTCGACGGCGTGCCCGTCTCCCGCGTGGTCCGCACCCGGCTGCCGGTGCGGACACCCGGGCTCTCCATGGTGTTCCAGGACGCGATGACCACCCTTGATCCGGTCTGGACGATCGGCAGCCAGCTCGCCGCCGTCATCCGGGCTCAGCGCGCCGGCGCCACCGGCACCGACGGGGCCGACGCTGGTGCTGGTGCTGGTGCTGGCCGCCGCTGGCTGCACCGGCGGGCGGACCGGGCGGCCATCCGTGAGATCTCGCGCCACTGGCTGACAAAGGTCGGTCTGCGCGACACCGACCGGGTGCTGCGAGCCCGCCCGTACGAGCTGTCCGGCGGCATGCGGCAACGCGCGATGATCGCCATCGCTCTGTGCGGCTCACCCCGGCTGCTCATCGCCGACGAGCCCACCTCGGCGCTGGACGCCTCCCTCGCCCGCGACGCCATGGAAATGCTGCTCGGGCTCACCCGGGAATCGGGTGCGTCGGTACTGGTGATCAGCCACGACATTCTGCTGGCACAGGAGTACACCGACCGCACCTTCGTCATGTACGGCGGCCGGATCGTGGAGAAGCGCAGTTCGGCGAAACTCGCCGAGACGGCCACCCATCCGTACACAGTCGGCCTTCTGCGGTGCGTACCGACGCTCGACAGCGCCGAGCTCGACGAGCTCCCGACGCTGGCGAGCGTCGCCGCCGCGAGCGCACCCGCCGCACCGGCACCGACACCCGCAACGGCACCCGTCGCGAAGGCACCCGCACCCGCACCGCCCGCACCCGCGCGCACGCCAGTGGCGCCCGCACAGCGGCGCCCCCTCATCCGTACCGATCGCCGAGAAGGGCAGTAA
- a CDS encoding ABC transporter ATP-binding protein — MDAFAQLAVSSVVKYFGPARSRHAAVDGVSLSVEPGQRLGVVGESGSGKSTLARMMVGLERPAAGEISFNGVAMGTLLKMRASRVELRREVQFVAQDTTSSFDPLRTLRDSIRQPAQHLLGLSSRDADAKVDETVALLGLAPALVDRHPAEVSGGQRQRFAIARALVVRPRLLVCDEVVSALDVSVQGSILNLLKRYCLESGAALVFVSHGLPATAFVCSELVVMRHGKVVEHGDTRQVLHEPKHPYTASLLAAFRGGGARSAA; from the coding sequence GTGGACGCCTTCGCGCAGCTGGCGGTCAGTTCCGTGGTGAAGTACTTCGGGCCCGCCCGAAGTCGGCATGCCGCCGTCGACGGCGTCTCACTCTCGGTCGAGCCGGGCCAGCGCCTCGGCGTGGTCGGCGAGTCCGGTTCCGGGAAGTCGACCCTGGCCCGGATGATGGTCGGCCTGGAGCGGCCGGCGGCCGGCGAGATCTCCTTCAACGGCGTCGCGATGGGCACCCTGCTGAAGATGCGGGCCTCACGGGTGGAGCTGCGCCGGGAGGTGCAGTTCGTCGCGCAGGACACCACGTCGTCGTTCGACCCGCTGCGCACGTTGCGCGACTCGATCCGCCAGCCGGCGCAGCATCTGCTCGGGTTGAGCAGCCGTGACGCCGACGCGAAGGTCGACGAGACGGTCGCCCTGCTGGGCCTGGCGCCGGCGCTGGTGGACCGGCATCCCGCGGAGGTCTCCGGCGGGCAGCGGCAGCGTTTCGCGATCGCCCGGGCGCTCGTCGTCCGTCCGCGGCTGCTGGTGTGTGACGAGGTGGTCTCCGCGCTCGACGTGTCGGTGCAGGGCTCGATCCTCAACCTGCTCAAGCGGTACTGCCTGGAGTCGGGGGCAGCACTCGTCTTCGTCTCGCACGGCCTGCCGGCCACCGCGTTCGTCTGCTCGGAGCTCGTCGTCATGCGGCACGGCAAGGTCGTCGAGCACGGCGACACCCGGCAGGTGCTGCACGAGCCGAAGCATCCCTACACCGCCAGCCTGCTCGCCGCCTTCCGCGGCGGCGGGGCCCGCAGCGCCGCCTGA
- a CDS encoding ABC transporter permease, which produces MEILRRQRWWLGRIVALPFQLLVFAAVSFLLVQSIPGDPVAVLTGGQATEENRAAIEKELGLDGSLLHQLLHYLGNVIHFDLGNSIMSGQSVADQFGERLPATVELALMGVLLSIVVAVAFAYLAVMRPKSPLAYLVRGFARIAGGLPEFAVAVAAVFVFYATLHWAPAPLGRLSGDIAEVPKVTGMPFLDTVLTLRFDATWSMLGHLVLPVGVLVICQSGVLIKMLLAGLEEAVDSAPTRFRIATGASAATVRASLFRRALPPAVTTCGTLFGYTLGGAVIMESIFGFAGIGGYLADAVSSGDIPAMQGFLVIVAAVSLLVFLAVDLVNMTLDPRRRPGVRAEG; this is translated from the coding sequence ATGGAGATCCTGCGCCGACAGCGGTGGTGGTTGGGCCGCATCGTCGCGCTGCCGTTTCAGCTGCTGGTGTTCGCGGCGGTGTCGTTCCTGCTGGTCCAGAGCATTCCCGGCGATCCCGTCGCGGTGCTGACCGGCGGGCAGGCCACCGAGGAGAACCGCGCCGCCATCGAGAAGGAGCTCGGCCTCGACGGCAGCCTGCTCCACCAGCTGCTGCACTACCTGGGCAACGTCATCCACTTCGATCTGGGCAACTCGATCATGTCCGGGCAGTCCGTCGCCGACCAGTTCGGTGAGCGGCTCCCGGCGACCGTCGAACTCGCGCTGATGGGGGTGCTGCTGTCGATCGTGGTCGCGGTGGCGTTCGCCTACCTGGCAGTGATGCGCCCGAAGAGCCCGCTCGCCTACCTGGTCCGCGGCTTCGCCCGGATCGCCGGTGGACTGCCGGAGTTCGCGGTGGCCGTCGCCGCCGTGTTCGTCTTCTACGCCACCCTGCACTGGGCACCCGCCCCGCTCGGACGTCTCTCCGGTGACATCGCGGAGGTTCCGAAGGTCACCGGGATGCCGTTCCTCGACACGGTCCTGACACTGCGCTTCGACGCGACCTGGTCGATGCTCGGTCACCTGGTGCTGCCGGTGGGCGTGCTGGTGATCTGCCAGTCCGGTGTGCTGATCAAGATGCTGCTGGCCGGGCTGGAGGAGGCCGTCGACTCGGCGCCGACCCGGTTCCGGATCGCGACGGGCGCCTCGGCGGCGACGGTGCGGGCGAGCCTGTTCCGCCGCGCGCTGCCGCCCGCGGTCACCACCTGCGGCACCCTGTTCGGCTACACCCTCGGTGGCGCGGTGATCATGGAGTCGATCTTCGGTTTCGCCGGGATCGGCGGCTACCTCGCGGACGCGGTCTCCTCCGGTGACATCCCGGCGATGCAGGGCTTCCTCGTCATCGTCGCCGCTGTCTCCCTGCTGGTCTTCCTCGCTGTCGACCTGGTCAACATGACGCTCGACCCGCGCCGGCGGCCGGGCGTGCGGGCGGAAGGGTAA
- a CDS encoding ABC transporter permease, which produces MAVVDTADRPETPASTATSAVPAPAPTDAASVAAGGGRPGWLRLLISLLPLVLLAVVAVIGPWITPYDPERVAGPSSKGPSGDHWFGTDGSGLDVLSQLLAATRTNVGVATVVVLLATVGGAFLGLLTGMNESSRGPRGVLARIIGRAVDFVQAVPGMLVGLVAVAFYGASLTTLVATLAIVLAPLQARLVRTEVLRVRSDAYVDAARLAGLSELRLTLRHVLPNSCRPALENISVIFAVSIILTASLGFLGAGLPPPHPEWGSMISRGATDAAVGRWWPATFPTIALILTVAIMASSAAKLFGRRR; this is translated from the coding sequence ATGGCTGTCGTCGACACCGCCGATCGTCCGGAGACACCCGCATCCACCGCGACTTCCGCGGTTCCTGCCCCGGCTCCGACCGACGCGGCATCCGTGGCCGCCGGCGGCGGGCGCCCGGGCTGGCTGCGCCTGCTGATCAGCCTGCTGCCGCTGGTCCTGCTCGCCGTCGTCGCCGTCATCGGCCCGTGGATCACGCCTTACGACCCCGAGCGGGTCGCGGGGCCGTCGTCGAAGGGGCCGAGCGGCGACCACTGGTTCGGCACCGACGGTTCCGGGCTGGACGTCCTGTCGCAGCTGCTCGCCGCGACCCGTACCAACGTCGGGGTGGCCACCGTCGTCGTCCTGCTCGCCACCGTCGGCGGCGCGTTCCTCGGCCTGCTGACCGGGATGAACGAGTCGTCGCGGGGCCCGCGCGGGGTGCTGGCCCGGATCATCGGTCGGGCCGTCGACTTCGTCCAGGCCGTGCCCGGGATGCTGGTCGGCCTGGTCGCGGTGGCCTTCTACGGGGCCTCGTTGACCACGCTGGTCGCGACGCTCGCGATCGTGCTCGCGCCGCTGCAGGCGCGGCTGGTGCGCACCGAGGTCCTGCGGGTCCGGTCGGACGCCTACGTCGACGCGGCCCGGCTCGCCGGGCTGAGCGAGCTGCGGCTCACGCTGCGCCATGTCCTGCCGAACTCCTGCCGGCCGGCGCTGGAGAACATCTCGGTGATCTTCGCGGTGAGCATCATCCTCACCGCGTCGCTCGGCTTCCTCGGCGCCGGGCTGCCCCCGCCCCATCCGGAGTGGGGATCGATGATCTCCCGCGGTGCGACCGACGCGGCCGTCGGCCGCTGGTGGCCCGCCACCTTCCCCACCATCGCCCTGATTCTCACCGTCGCGATCATGGCTTCCTCGGCCGCGAAACTGTTCGGCCGCCGCCGCTAG
- a CDS encoding ABC transporter substrate-binding protein, with the protein MPAHNTLRPGGNDGAGDPVAIPVVTSSRGQHGRRLRRAGAAITAGGVAIALIAACSGETTSSSSEGSSNGADSIVEAVAALPTAFAYDAGAFTYEGFEFQINTQAQLIRNPIVTADRADGSQEQDFFKFEGELAESYDVSADGLTYTFHLRKGVKSFAGNELTADDVLWSYERKWNSTSVAPAISAPAITDPAKQFKKIDDYTVSITIDRAGDGFTLLSLLANVSGDIFDSDLLKQHVTTDDPYAVKWSAENGNFGYGAYVLDNWKSGQSLTLKANPNYWAGEPAIKTITQRVVANPGTRTNLLTNGDADIAVQLRPQDVNGMKDDDSLQTFNIDSIEYLNTNINIKKAPFDDKLVRQALSYAIPYDEIMKQVFLGRADAMTGFINPRYPGYTTDGLRTGSYDPDKAKSLLAQAGVSGVSAKILVENSIPALEEAAVQIQSYAKDAGFNFTIDKQPATAVQDQRSNGTYDIQLVTDKAISQSPPYELLLAFTKGSPLNATGFANDAYYAAVDKGVAAGDPLSEAAGTAWNEAVKIWQDEQPTVPVAFIQPNVVFGAGIDGYYYRSDSAIDFAALSKTQ; encoded by the coding sequence ATGCCTGCCCACAACACCCTCCGACCAGGGGGTAATGATGGCGCCGGTGATCCGGTCGCCATACCCGTCGTGACCAGCTCTCGAGGGCAGCACGGGCGGCGCCTGCGCCGCGCGGGCGCCGCGATCACCGCCGGCGGAGTCGCGATCGCGCTCATCGCCGCCTGCTCCGGCGAGACGACCTCCTCGTCGTCCGAGGGCTCCTCAAACGGAGCCGACAGCATCGTCGAGGCTGTCGCCGCGCTGCCGACCGCGTTCGCCTACGACGCCGGCGCGTTCACCTACGAGGGCTTCGAGTTCCAGATCAACACCCAGGCGCAGCTCATCCGCAACCCGATCGTGACGGCGGACCGCGCCGACGGGTCGCAGGAGCAGGACTTCTTCAAGTTCGAGGGCGAGCTGGCGGAGAGCTACGACGTCAGCGCCGACGGGCTGACCTACACCTTCCACCTGCGCAAGGGCGTGAAGTCGTTCGCCGGCAACGAGCTCACCGCCGACGACGTGCTCTGGTCGTACGAGCGGAAGTGGAACTCGACGTCGGTGGCACCGGCCATCTCGGCCCCGGCGATCACCGACCCGGCGAAGCAGTTCAAGAAGATCGACGACTACACGGTCTCGATCACCATCGACCGCGCCGGTGACGGTTTCACGCTGCTGTCCCTGCTCGCCAACGTCAGCGGCGACATCTTCGACAGCGACCTGCTCAAGCAGCACGTGACAACGGACGATCCGTACGCGGTCAAGTGGTCGGCCGAGAACGGGAACTTCGGCTACGGCGCCTATGTGCTCGACAACTGGAAGTCCGGCCAGAGCCTGACACTGAAGGCGAACCCGAACTACTGGGCGGGCGAGCCGGCGATCAAGACGATCACGCAGCGGGTGGTCGCCAACCCCGGAACCCGCACCAACCTGCTGACCAACGGTGATGCCGACATCGCCGTCCAGCTTCGCCCGCAGGACGTCAACGGGATGAAGGACGACGACAGCCTGCAGACCTTCAACATCGACTCGATCGAGTACCTGAACACCAACATCAACATCAAGAAGGCACCGTTCGACGACAAGCTCGTGCGGCAGGCGCTGAGCTACGCCATCCCCTACGACGAGATCATGAAGCAGGTCTTCCTCGGCCGTGCCGACGCGATGACCGGCTTCATCAACCCCCGCTACCCCGGATACACCACCGACGGCCTGCGGACCGGATCGTATGACCCGGACAAGGCCAAGAGCCTGCTCGCGCAGGCCGGTGTCAGCGGTGTCTCGGCGAAGATCCTCGTCGAGAACAGCATTCCGGCGCTGGAGGAGGCCGCGGTCCAGATCCAGTCGTACGCCAAGGACGCCGGCTTCAACTTCACCATCGACAAGCAGCCGGCCACCGCGGTGCAGGACCAGCGCTCCAACGGCACGTACGACATCCAGCTGGTGACCGACAAGGCGATCAGCCAGTCGCCGCCGTACGAGCTGCTGCTCGCGTTCACGAAGGGCTCGCCGCTCAACGCCACCGGCTTCGCGAACGACGCCTACTACGCCGCTGTCGACAAGGGCGTCGCCGCCGGCGACCCGCTGTCGGAGGCAGCCGGCACGGCCTGGAACGAGGCCGTGAAGATCTGGCAGGACGAGCAGCCGACCGTTCCGGTCGCGTTCATCCAGCCGAACGTGGTCTTCGGCGCCGGTATCGACGGCTACTACTACCGCTCGGACAGCGCGATCGACTTCGCCGCGCTCTCGAAGACCCAGTAG
- a CDS encoding NtaA/DmoA family FMN-dependent monooxygenase (This protein belongs to a clade of FMN-dependent monooxygenases, within a broader family of flavin-dependent oxidoreductases, the luciferase-like monooxygenase (LMM) family, some of whose members use coenzyme F420 rather than FMN.), with translation MFHMGWFVGSGFSVQSWRGTWGGSGAREWMKPDLYVDMARSLERACFDYMIFEDGLMIPDAYQGNMQAYLKYNMESPRHDPTALIGILGQATSRIGLIPTLSTSFYPPFMAARMLATLDHLTDGRVGGNLVTSSSHRAAQNFGYEKHFEHDLRYRMADEWIDLVGRLWESWEPGAVVFDEETGTFADHTKVHTVDFEGEFFRCRGPLNAVPGPQGRPVICQAGGSPAGREFAARNADTVICVPLGVEAMKAYRDDMSARLIANGRKPSDCKVLYLVRPVLGATDDEAREKRRRIQAAQRTDDAIATQLAVMSYFSGLDFSQFDLDKPLPDLTGQVNGHQSSMSRYAKDSEDGKTLRELAATHETTVSLELVGTPDTVAALMGEAMEEVGGDGFLISNELDRRGIAEIADGLAPALKRRGLIRESYTHEYFRDNLLEF, from the coding sequence ATGTTCCACATGGGCTGGTTCGTCGGGTCAGGCTTCAGCGTCCAGTCGTGGCGCGGCACGTGGGGCGGCTCCGGTGCCCGGGAATGGATGAAGCCCGATCTCTACGTCGACATGGCCCGCTCCCTGGAACGGGCCTGCTTCGACTACATGATCTTCGAGGACGGCCTCATGATCCCGGACGCCTACCAGGGGAACATGCAGGCCTACCTGAAGTACAACATGGAGTCCCCGCGGCACGACCCGACCGCGCTCATCGGCATTCTCGGCCAGGCGACGTCCCGTATCGGGCTCATTCCCACCCTTTCCACGTCGTTCTACCCGCCGTTCATGGCGGCGCGGATGCTGGCCACCCTGGACCACCTCACCGACGGCCGGGTCGGCGGGAACCTCGTCACCTCCTCCAGCCACCGGGCCGCGCAGAACTTCGGCTACGAGAAGCACTTCGAGCACGACCTGCGGTACCGGATGGCCGACGAATGGATCGACCTCGTCGGGAGGCTGTGGGAGTCGTGGGAGCCGGGTGCGGTCGTCTTCGACGAGGAGACCGGCACCTTCGCCGACCACACCAAGGTCCACACGGTCGACTTCGAGGGTGAGTTCTTCCGCTGCCGCGGCCCGCTGAACGCCGTGCCCGGGCCGCAGGGCCGCCCGGTGATCTGCCAGGCGGGCGGCTCCCCCGCCGGCCGCGAGTTCGCCGCCCGCAACGCCGACACCGTCATCTGCGTGCCGCTGGGAGTGGAGGCGATGAAGGCCTACCGCGACGACATGTCCGCCCGGCTCATCGCGAACGGGCGCAAGCCGTCCGACTGCAAGGTGCTCTACCTCGTGCGCCCGGTGCTCGGCGCGACCGACGACGAGGCCCGGGAGAAGCGCCGGCGCATCCAGGCCGCCCAGCGCACCGACGACGCCATCGCCACCCAGCTCGCCGTCATGTCCTACTTCTCCGGGCTGGACTTCTCCCAGTTCGACCTCGACAAGCCGCTGCCCGACCTCACCGGCCAGGTCAACGGCCACCAGTCGTCGATGTCGCGTTACGCCAAGGACAGCGAGGACGGCAAGACCCTGCGCGAGCTCGCCGCCACCCACGAGACGACCGTCTCCCTCGAGCTCGTCGGCACCCCCGACACCGTCGCGGCGCTGATGGGCGAGGCGATGGAGGAGGTCGGCGGCGACGGCTTCCTCATCTCCAACGAGCTCGACCGGCGCGGCATCGCCGAGATCGCCGACGGCCTCGCCCCGGCCCTCAAGCGCCGCGGACTCATCCGCGAGTCGTACACGCACGAGTACTTCCGCGACAACCTGCTGGAGTTCTGA